A window from Mytilus galloprovincialis chromosome 8, xbMytGall1.hap1.1, whole genome shotgun sequence encodes these proteins:
- the LOC143085413 gene encoding sialate:O-sulfotransferase 2-like gives MIALLHLSVLALVSYCQVVSAVDVAITGRAQFDLASAGSEFAKYIDQRIEQLRQFRYEGYIGCFIDKHNRHLTQHKSNSNNMNLEKCRSLCTNFEYLGLQNSDQCFCGNKLNDNNYPRVPDTQCSMKCKGETTRMCGASWRNSIYRVKP, from the exons ATGATTGCACTACTGCATTTGAGTGTCCTGGCTTTGGTATCTTACTGCCAAGTAGTCTCTGCTGTTGATGTGGCAATAACCGGAAGGGCTCAATTCGATCTTGCTAGCGCTGGTAGCGAATTTGCTAAATATATTGACCAAAGGATTGAACAGTTGAGACAATTCAGATATGAAG GTTATATTGGGTGCTTTATTGATAAGCACAATAGACATTTGACGCAACATAAAAGTAACTCTAATAACATGAATTTGGAGAAATGTCGTTCATTGTGTACAAACTTCGAATATTTAGGCTTACAA AATAGTGACCAATGTTTCTGTGGAAATAAACTTAATGACAACAACTACCCAAGAGTTCCTGACACCCAGTGTTCTATGAAATGTAAAGGAGAAACTACCAGGATGTGTGGTGCCTCTTGGAGAAATTCAATCTACAGAG ttaaaCCCTGA